Part of the Crossiella cryophila genome, CACCTCCGCGACCGAGTCCACTGTGGACGGATCGAGGGCGAAGCCGGGCCGGACGGCGGCGGCGCGGTCCAGGAACAGCCGCACCGCGACGGACTCGGCCACGTCGTGGGCATCGGCGTGTTCGGGTGGCACGGGCAGCGGGTCCAGGCGGCACAGTGTCTCGCCGAGGATGTCCAGGGATTCCCGGCTGGTGGCCAGGATCCGCAGCCGGGGCCGGTGTTCCAGGAGGTGCTGGGCGATCCGGGCGACCTCGGCCACCACGTGCTCGCAGTTGTCCAGCACCAGCACGGCCTCGTCGCCACCGAGCAGTTCGGCCACCCGCTCCAGGGGTTCGGTTGGCGCGCCGGTGTGCAGCCCCGGTCCGGTGCTGAGCGTGCCGAGGATGGCGCCCGCCACACCGTCCGGATGGTCCACCCCGGCCAGGGGGACGAGCCACAACCGGCCGCCGCGGTGGGCCCGGTGCGCGGCGGCGGCCTCCGTGGCCAGCCGGGTCTTGCCGACGCCGCCGGGTCCGGTCAGGGTGACCAGCCGGGCCGTGTCCAGCAGCTCGGCCACGAGTTTCAGCTCGTCGGCGCGGCCGAGGAAGGAGGTCAGCCGGGCGGGCAGCCGACCGGGTGCGGGTCCGGTGCGGGCCACCGGCCGGTCGAGTTCGCCGCGTAGCGCGGCCAGGTGGGTCTCGCGCAGTTCGGCGCCGGGGTCGACGCCGAGTTCGTCCGCGAGCCGGGCCCGGATCTCCTCGTGCACAGCGAGGGCCTCGGACTGGCGACCGGCCGCGCACAGCGCCCGCATCCGCAGTGCGGCCAGGCGTTCCCGCAGCGGGTGCTCGGCCAGGGCCGCCTCCAGATCGGCGAGCACCTCGGCCTGCCGTCCCAGCCGCAGTTCGGCGTCGAAGCGGTCTTCCCTGGCCGCCGCGCGCAGTTCGGCCAGCCGTGCCGCGGCGGTCTCGGCGTAGGGGGCCGCGCGCACGTCGGCCAGGGCCTCGCCCTGCCAGAGCGCGAGCGCGTCGGCCAGGGTGGCCGCGGCCAACCCAGCCTCGCCCGCGGCGAGTTCGCGCCTGCCGCGGGCGGCCAGGGCCTCGAACCGGTGCGCGTCCACGGTGTCCGCGTCCAGCGCGAGCCGGTAGCCCACCGGCGAGGACTCCACCAGCCCGGCCACCGGCAGTGCCCGACGCAGCCGGTGCACCAGCGCGTGCAGCGTGTTCGCCGCCCCGGTCAGCGGCTCGGCGCCCCAGATGTCCTCGATCAGCGTGTCCGCGGCGACCGTCCGGCCCGCGGCGAGCGCGAGCCTGCCCAGCAGCATCCGCGGCCGGGCGCCGCCGATGGCCACCGGTGTGCCGTCCGCGGCGACCGCCCGGACCGGTCCCAGCAGCTCGACCCGGAGTGCCACTCAGCCGCTCGAGCTGTTGGCGGCCGCGGCCTTGAGGTCCGAGATCGCCTTGCGCAGGGCGAGTCCTGGCGGTCCGCAGACCGCCAGCAGCTCCTCGATCCGCTGCTTGGCCGCCTTCAGCTCCCGCTTGCTCAGCAGATCCTTCAGCTCCGCGGTGGCGGCCAGCGCGGCCAGCGCCGCGTCCGCGGGCGGCAGCGCACCCGTGCCGGTCACCGCCGCGCGCACCCGCTGCACCGACATCTGCCTGGCCACCGGGTTGTGCACGGTGACGGTGTAGGTGGGGAAGAGTCCCAGGATCCGGCGTGGCCGGACCGAGATCGCACCCGAGCGGGCCAGCGCGTCCTGCACCGCGTTGACCGTGGCGGGGCGCTGCTTGCGGACCCAGGCCGTCCACTTGCGCGGTTTGTCCCGGCTGATCTCGGTGAGCACCCCGTCCAGCAGCTGGTCGCCGGTGGGCTTGCTCGCGCCGGTGGCCACCCAGCCCTCCGCGTCGGCAAGGCAGCCGCGCAGGCTCAGCTCGGTCAGCGCCGCCGCACGCACCACGTACCCCAGCTTGTGCCGCTCCGGCACGCGCTGCTTGTCCGGGTCGCAGGCCAGCAGGAACAGCTGTTCCGCCAGGTTCACGATCGTTCCCCCTTTTCCTCGCGGGCCAGCTCCACCAGCCTGCGAATGACCCGGTCCAGCGCCACCAGGTCCTCGGCGTCGAGCCGGTCCAGCAGACCGCGGAAGTGGGTGGCCCCCGCGTCCTCCAGCCGGGCGATCAACTCTTGTCCCTCTTTCGTGGGTTCGATGCGCCGGATCCGCCGGTCGTTGGGATCCTCACGACGCAACACATACCCGTGTGCCACCAGCCGGTCCACCAGTCCGGTCACGGTGGCGGGGCTGACCTTGAGCGCGTGCGTCAGCTCCTGGCTGGACAGGGGGCCCTGGATGGCGACGACGAGCAGCAACCGCAGCTGCTGCATGGTCAGGTTGACCGAGAACAGCGGGTTGTCGTGGTCGGAGGCGGCCAGCGCGCGCAGCTCCCGCTGGGCGCTCATCAGCGACTCGATCATCTCGGATCGATCCGCCGGCAACTCCTCCGGCAACTCTGCTCCCTGGGCTCCGCATGCAACGTTCGTGTCGCGGGTACCGGACGTTAACAGCCCCACACCACACGAACCTTTCGGGTGAGGCAGACTATTAGCGTCAGGCTGAATAACCAACTCAGGAGACGAGCATGACTTCGCTGGCCAGGCTGAGCCTCGCCAACCGGGCACTGATCGCGTTGATCGCGATAGTCGCGGCAGTCTTCGGCGCGTTCGCCATCCCGTCCCTGAAACAGGAGCTGCTGCCCTCACTGGAGTTCCCGGCCGCCACCGTGGTCGCCGCCTACCCCGGCTCCTCGCCGGAGCTGGTGGAGGACCAGGTCAGTATCCCGGTGGAGAACGCGGTGCGCGGGATCAAGGGGGTCGACAAGGTCACCTCCACCTCGCGCGAGGGCTCCTCCACGGTGCAGGTGCAGTTCCAGTACGGCACCGTGGTCAGCGACGCGGTCAACGACATCCAGCAGGCGCTGAACCGGATCGCCAAGCAGCTGCCGCAGGACGTCGAGCCGGATGTGATCGTCGGCTCCACCGACAGCCTGCCCGCGGTGGTGCTGGCCGCCGCCAACGACGGCGAGTTGAAGGACCTGGCGCAGAAGCTGGACCGCAGCGTGGTGCCCGAGCTGCAGCGGCTGTCCGGGGTGCGGGAGGCTTCGGTCACCGGCGCGCCCAAGCAGATCGTCACCATCACCCCGGACAACGCCAAGCTGCTCGCCGCCGGCCTGGCGCCGACCGCGGTGGCCGAGGCGTTGCGCGCCAACGGTATCTCCATCCCGGCCGGGTCGATCACCGACGGGGACAAGTCGCTGTCGGTGCAGGTCGGCCAGCAGCTCGGTTCGTTGAAGGACCTGCAGAACCTCTACCTCACCCCGAGCGCCACCGGCGGCGCGGCCAGTCGCGCGGCCAAACCGGCCAAGCTCGGCGATGTCGCGGTGATCAAGGAGACCGAGTCCCCTGCCACCTCGCTGACCCGCACCAACGGCAAGCAGAGCCTGGGCATCTCGGTCACCCTGGCCCCGGACGGCAACGCGGTGGACGTCTCGCACGCGGTGCGGGACAAGCTGGGCAGCCTGGCCGAGTCGGTTGGCGGCAACGCCAAGCTGGACGTGGTCTTCGACCAGGCGCCGTTCGTGGAGAAGTCGGTGGAGGGCCTGACCACCGAGGGCGCGCTCGGCCTGGGCTTCGCCGTCATCATCATCCTGATCTTCCTGCTGTCCATCCGGTCCACCCTGGTCACCGCGGTCTCCATCCCGCTGTCCCTGGTGATCGCGCTGATCGTGCTGTGGACCGGCGACCTGTCGCTGAACATGCTCACCCTCGGCGCGCTCACCATCGCGGTCGGCCGGGTGGTGGACGACTCGATCGTGGTGCTGGAGAACATCAAACGACATCTGGGCTACGGCGAGGAGAAACGCGAGGCGGTGCTCGACGGCGTGCGCGAGGTCGCGGGTGCGGTCACCTCCTCCACGCTGACCACGGTCGCGGTGTTCCTGCCGATCGCGGTGGTCGGCGGCATGGTCGGCGAGCTGTTCGCCCCGTTCGCGCTCACCGTCACGGTCGCCCTGCTGGCCTCGCTGCTGGTCGCGCTGACCATCATCCCGGTGCTGGCCTACTGGTTCCTCAAGCCCGCGGTGCTGCCCGAGGACGAGGAAGAGGCGCGCGAGGTGCTGCGCGCGCAGGTGGAGAAGGAACGCCGCGGCCTGATGCAGCGGATGTACGTGCCGATCCTGCGCTGGGTGACCAGCCGCCGCTGGCTCACCGTGATCGCCGCGCTGCTGGTCTTCGGCGGCACCCTGGCCCTGGTCCCGCAGCTGCAGACCAACTTCCTGGACTCCTCCGGCCAGAACACCATCGCGTTGCAGCAGAAACTGCCCATCGGCAGCAGCCTGCAGGCCACCGACGCCGCGGCCAAGAAGGTCGAGGACGTCCTCAAGGACACCCCCGAGGTCAAGACCTACCAGGTCAACGTGGGTTCGGCCGGCGGGTTCGCGGCCTTCGGCGGGGGCGGCGGCAGCAACTCGGCCAGCTACTCGGTCACGCTCAAGGACGGCGTGGACACCCCCAAGGTGGAGGCCAGGCTCCGCGAACGCACCAAGGCCCTCACCGACGCCGGAGACGTCACCGTCGGCGCGGGTGGCGGTGGCGGCGGCCTGGGCGCGAGCAACCTGGAGGTCAACGTCGAGGCCTCCGACCCGGCCGCGCTGCGCACCGCCGCGGACAAGGTCACCGAGACCGTGCAGAGCATCAGCGGCGTCACCGACGTGGCCAGCGACCTGGGCGACAGCGCGCCGCGGGTGCAGATCACCCTCAACCGGGAGGCCGCGGGCAAGCTCGGCCTGAGCGACCAGGCGGTCGGTCAGCTGCTGGCGCAGGCCTTCCGCGGTGCCACGGTTGGCCAGATCTCGGTGGAGGGCAAGCGCCAGGACGTGCTGCTCTCCGGCGGCCTGGCCCCGGAGAACCTCAACCAGATCAAGGCGTACCCGCTGATCACCGCGGGCGGCCCGGTGCGGTTGGACTCGGTGGCCGAGGTCAAGCAGGTGGACGCCCCGGTCCAGATCAAGCGGATCAACGGCTCCCGCAGCGCCACGGTCAAGGCCACCCCGGTGGGCCAGAACCTGGGCGAGGTCACCACCCAGCTCCGCCAGAAACTGGACGCGCTCAAGCTGCCGGGTGGCGCGGCCTACAGCATCGGCGGCGTCAGCGCGGAACAGCAGAAGGCGTTCAGTGATCTGGGGCTGGCCCTGCTGGTGGCCATCGCCATCGTCTTCGTGATCATGGTTGCTACGTTCCAGAGTCTGGTGCAGCCGTTGATCCTGTTGGTGTCGATTCCGTTCGCGGCTACGGGTGCGATTGGGTTGCTGCTCATCACGGGCAAGGCGCTGGGGGTGCCGGCGTTGATCGGCATGCTGATGCTGGTCGGGATCGTGGTGACCAACGCGATTGTGCTTATTGACTTGATGAATCAGTACCGGCGGGATGGGTTGAGTGTGCAGGAAGCGGTCATCGAGGGTGGGCGACATCGGTTGCGGCCCATCGTGATGACGGCCGCGGCGACGATCTTCGCGCTGGTGCCGATGGCGTTGGGGCTGACGGGTGGGGGCGGGTTCATCTCGCAGCCGCTGGCGATCGTGGTGATCGGTGGGCTGGTGTCCTCGACGGTGCTGACGCTGCTGCTGGTGCCGACGCTGTACACGATGGTGGAGAACGTGAAGCAGCGCCGGGCGGACCGGCGGAGCACGGACGAGAAGTTCGCGCACATGCAGTAGGTGTAAGGGGTTTGCCCGTCCGGCGAAGATCAAAGGCGTCCTCGCCGGACGGGCAGGAATCAAAGGATGGGGGGAGATTCAAAGTCAAGGGCAGAGAGCAGTGCTCGTACGGTTCCCCATCCCCGTCAGCCTTCCGATACCAAACCACATCCCGGCAAGCAGCCCGGTTGCGTTTGTGTTGACTTGGCGGCGGTTTGTGTTGCGGGGCTGCTTGCCGGGATGTGGTGTGTCCTCTCCAGGCTGACGGGGATGGGGAACCGCTCGGGTTAGGTTTTCGAAAAGCCACCCCGGCTGCTTGTCCTCGGGCTCCGCCCGGTCGCGGCGCGTGGGAACGGCCTAGCCGCAGCGTTCCCGGGCTTCGCCCGCCTGCCCCCGACGCTCCCCGCTCCGGGCTTCGCCCGCCCGGCACCCAAGCCAACCCACTGCCCGCCCTCCGGGCTCCGGGCTTCGCCCGCCCGCCGTCCCACAACGGCCAACGTGCCGTCCCACAACGGCCAACACCCTGTACCAGAACGGCCAACACACCGTCCATAACGGCCAACACGCGGGCTGGGTTTCAAGCTCCCGGCGTGTTGGCCGTTCTGGGACGGTGTGTTGGCCGTTTTCGTACGGTGTGTTGGCCGTTATTGTACGGGGTGTTGGCTGTTGTGGGTGGGGGTTTTGGTGGGCGGGCTGTTGTCGGGGGGCGGTCGTAGGGTGGGGTTTATGTGTCGCAATATCACCACGCTTCGTGGGTTGCAGCCTTCGGCGACTGCTGAGGAGATCGAGGCCGCGGCTCGGCAGTATGTGCGCAAGGTCAGTGGGGTTCAGTCGGTTTCCGACGCCACCCGGGAGGCGTTCGAACGCGCGGTCGCCGAAGTGACCGCCACGACCACCCGTCTGCTGGCCGAACTGCCCGACCGCAAGGTCCCGCCGCCTACGATCCCGCCGTTGCGTCGGCCCGAGGTGCAAGCCCGGCTCGCTGCCAAGGCCAAGGACTGACGGCGCCCGCAACACCTGCCGCCCACCGCGGTGCGGCCAGCGACAGCGGTTGGTGGGCCGACAACTTGCCGTGTGACAACAGTGTTCTACGGAAGTGGGCCGTGTAGCAGTCGCCGGGTTGCCGCCTCGTCTGTCAGTGCTGCCGCTGTCTGGTCCAGGGCGTCGTCCAGGGCTGTCGCGAAGGCTGCGGGGCCGCCCAGGGTCGCGATGGTTTCCGGGGGGAGGAACTTGATCAGTAGGGCGTCTGTGCCTGGGGGGAGGCCGGCGAAGTGGACGGTGAGCAGGCCGTGGTCGCGGAGCAGGGTCATGGCCAGGGCGGCGGTGGCTTCGATGGGGGCCATGGGGGCGATGGGTTTGCGGCGGGCCAGTTCGGACTGGATGGCTTTGCCGGGTAGGCGGGTGATGAAGGGGGTTTGTTCGATCCAGGGGCCCAGGCGTTCGCGGAGGGCGGCGCCTACCTCGTGGGTTTGGGTTACCAGGTCGCGGACTCGTTGGGGGCGGTAGTCCTGGAGGGTTTGAGCGACCGCGGGGTAGAGGGCCGGGCGGCATTCGGTGCCGAGTTCGAACGCGCGGGCGCGGGCCTGGGCGACCAGGTCGGTTCGGCCGCCGAGCAGGCCGACGCGGGGGCCGCCGACGCCGTACTTGTCCAGGCCGGTGGCGCCCAGGTCGGCGCCGAACTCCAGGGTGCGGGGCTGGTCGAGGATGGCTGGGCCGACGCGGGCGCCGCCTGCGTCGTCGACCACGACCAGGGCGCCGTGGGCGTGGGCCAGTTCGACCACGTGGTGCAGGTCCTCGGTGGACAGGGCGTCGTAGGTGACGGCCAGGCGGGTGAGCGCGACCACGGCGACGTTCTGTTGTGTGGCAAGGGTTTTCGCCAGGTCGGCGACGGTGGTCTCGACCAGGTGGCCGCCTGCGTCGCGGACCGCCCGGGTCACGGCGGGGTGGCTGTAGGTGGGGGAGACGCCGACCACCGTGTCGCCTGGACGCACGGTGACCTGCATGGCGGCGTACAGCGCCGCGGTGAGCCGGTTGGTGACCAGGATGTCGTCCCGGCCGGACTCCCCGCCCAGGTGTTCCAGGCCCAGCTCGCGCAGTGGCTCGGCGTAGAGCGCGCCGGACCACTCGTCGTCCAGGATCCACGGATCCACCTCGGGCAGGTCGATCCGGCGTTCCAGCCCGCTCAGGTTGTGCAGCGGCAGGCCTGCGGCGTGGCGGTGGCGGATGTGGCGGCGGGCCTCGTCCAGCTTGAGCAGGTGCGCGCGGGTGTCGCTCAGGATCGTGCCGGACGGGTAGGGGAGGGTCACGTGTTCAGCAGACCCGGTGCCACCGTGACACACAAGCTCAACATTTGACCGGACATCGTTCGATACAGTTCACCAATGCTGTCCCTCCCGGCCCTGCGCCTGCTGCACGAACTGCGCAACCGGGGCACCCTGACCGCCGCAGCCGAAGCCCTGCACCTGAGCCGGTCCGCGGCCAGCCACCAGCTCGCCGCGCTGCAACGCGCCGCCGGGGTCGCGCTCACCGAGAAGGTCGGCCGCACCCTGCGCTTCACCGAGGCCGGGCTGATGCTGGCCGGGCACGCCGAGCGGGTGCTGCGCGAGCTGGAGGAAGCGGGCACCGTGGCCGAACGCGCGCACGGCTCGCCCTCGGGGGTGATCCGGGTCGGTGCGGTGCAGACCATCGCGAGCAGCGTCATGCCCAGCGTGCTCACCGACCTGCACACCGAGCACCCCCGGCTGCGGGTGGAGGCCTGGCACGTCAGCACCGAGCACGCGCTGGCCGCGGTGCCCGCCGGTGAACTGGACCTGGCGGTGATCTCCTCCTACGACAGCGCGCCGGTGCTGGTGCCGCCGGGCACGCACGCCGAGATCCTCTTCCACGACCCGGTCCGCCTGGTCCTGCCGGTCACCCACCCGCTGGCCCGGCGTGCCGGGGTGGTGCCGATCGCCGAACTGGCAGGCGAGCAGTGGATCTCCGGCGAACCGGGCAGCTACTTCGGCCACCTGGTGCCCGCGCTGTGCCGCCGCGCCGGGTTCACCCCGGACATCCGGCACCGCACCGGCGACTACGCGGTGCTGGCCGCCTTCGTCACCGCCGGGCACGGGGTGGCCTGCGTGCCCGCGATCGCCGACCTGAGCCACTGGGCCGAGGTGGTCACGGTGGCCATCGACGCCGAGGACGCGGGCCGGGACATCGTGGCGCTGAGCCGGGAGAGCAGCCGCGGCAGGCCCGCGGTGCAGGCGGTGCTCACCGCACTGCGCCGCTACCGCGTGCCCGCCTGATCAACTCACACCCGCTCCGCGCGGGTCAGCAGCACCCGGTCGGCGGCGGAGAGCCGGGTGCCCTCCAGTTCCTTGGTGTAGACCTCGCCGGTGCTCTCGTCCACCTCCATGGCGCCCTTGCTGGTCACCGAGTAGATCGTGCCCAGCCCGGTGCGCTGGTCGAACCCGGTGAACCACGGCCCGCCACTGGACCCGCCGGCCATATCGCACGGGGTGTTCCACCGGCCGGCCGGCTTCGCGGTGACCTCACAGCGGAACAACCGCTCGCCCAGCCCCGCCTTCGAGCCCGGGTAACCGAGGATGGTGGTCTGTGCCGACCCGGGCGGGGTGAAGCTCAGTCGCTGGGTGCCCGCGAGATCGCCAACGTGCTGCCCGTCGCGCGGGGCCAGCACGACCATGGCCACGTCGGGGTTGGACTCCCTGGGGTAGGTCTCCTGGATCAGGAAAGCCTTGGCCGCGAACATTCCCAGTGGCGTGCGCCCCTGGTCGTACCCCGGCGCGAACACCACGTTGCGGGCCTCGATCGGCTCCTCCCAGCGGGTGAAGCCCGGCCACACGCAGTGCGCCGCGGTCAGCACCACATCCCTGGCCACCGCGGTGGCGGTGCACCAGGTCTCCGGCCCCGGCCGCTCGGTGACGAACAACCGCCCCACGCCCCTTGGCACCTGCCCGGCCCATGGCTTGGCCACCCGCTCGGCCCGGTCCGCGGACTCCTGCCCGACCGCGCGCATGCGCTCCGGCGTCCAGTGCGCGAGCGCCGCGGCCTGGTCGGCCGGGGTGAACTGGACGAGCTTGACCGGGTCGGCGACCGGTGCGGCGGCGGGGGCCAGCGCGGTGGTCGCGGCGAGCAGGAGACTGATCATGGTGGACATGCAGGAAGGACGCGCGACCTGGCGTTCTGGTTGGCTCACCGCGGTGATCAGCGGTTTCTGAGAGCGCTCTCTGATTCAGCCCGCTGAATACAGCCGCGTTACGGGCGATTGACAACCTCATGAATCGTTCTAGAGTGAAGTGCGAGAGAGCGCTCTCACGCCGCCAGCTGACAGCCCTCCCTGAAGTTGCGAGGTGGCGCCATGCGCGCACGACACCGTTCCCTGTCGCGACGACTGCTCATCGCACCGCTGGTCGCCGCCCTGTTCGGCACCATCCTGGCCGGGGCCGGGTTCAGCCCGGCCGCACTGGCCGCGCCGGAACCCGGGTGGGACAAGGACTGGGCCGCGGCGGCCCTGGCGGTCAATCCGGCCGCGGCCACCGCCTCCGGTCAGGAGAACCCGGACTTCGGGCCTGCCAAGGCCATCGACAACAACCCCGGCACCCGCTGGTCCAGCAACGCCGCCGAGGACGCCTGGCTGCGCATCGACCTGGGCGCCACCATCCGGATCAGCCAGGTCCAACTGGTCTGGGAGGCCGCCTACGGTCGCCGCTACGCGCTGGAGGTCTCCGGCGACGGCAGTGACTGGCGCCCGTTCTACACCGAGAACGCGGGCACCGGTGGCACCACGAACGTGCACACCTACCCGCGGGAAGTGGTCGGCCGCCACCTCCGGCTGCGCGGCATCGAACGTGCGACCCCTTACGGCTACTCGCTGTTCTCGGTGACCGTCCGCGGTGGCGTGCCAGCCCCGGCCAGTGCCACCGAACGCAATCTCGCCTACCAGCATCCGGTTTTCGGCGACTACTACCAGCACGCCGGCAACTCACCGGCCTTCGCGGTGGACGGCGGCTACCCGGAGAACCTCCGGGACGACGCCACCCG contains:
- a CDS encoding GOLPH3/VPS74 family protein, whose protein sequence is MNLAEQLFLLACDPDKQRVPERHKLGYVVRAAALTELSLRGCLADAEGWVATGASKPTGDQLLDGVLTEISRDKPRKWTAWVRKQRPATVNAVQDALARSGAISVRPRRILGLFPTYTVTVHNPVARQMSVQRVRAAVTGTGALPPADAALAALAATAELKDLLSKRELKAAKQRIEELLAVCGPPGLALRKAISDLKAAAANSSSG
- a CDS encoding MarR family winged helix-turn-helix transcriptional regulator, which codes for MPEELPADRSEMIESLMSAQRELRALAASDHDNPLFSVNLTMQQLRLLLVVAIQGPLSSQELTHALKVSPATVTGLVDRLVAHGYVLRREDPNDRRIRRIEPTKEGQELIARLEDAGATHFRGLLDRLDAEDLVALDRVIRRLVELAREEKGERS
- a CDS encoding efflux RND transporter permease subunit produces the protein MTSLARLSLANRALIALIAIVAAVFGAFAIPSLKQELLPSLEFPAATVVAAYPGSSPELVEDQVSIPVENAVRGIKGVDKVTSTSREGSSTVQVQFQYGTVVSDAVNDIQQALNRIAKQLPQDVEPDVIVGSTDSLPAVVLAAANDGELKDLAQKLDRSVVPELQRLSGVREASVTGAPKQIVTITPDNAKLLAAGLAPTAVAEALRANGISIPAGSITDGDKSLSVQVGQQLGSLKDLQNLYLTPSATGGAASRAAKPAKLGDVAVIKETESPATSLTRTNGKQSLGISVTLAPDGNAVDVSHAVRDKLGSLAESVGGNAKLDVVFDQAPFVEKSVEGLTTEGALGLGFAVIIILIFLLSIRSTLVTAVSIPLSLVIALIVLWTGDLSLNMLTLGALTIAVGRVVDDSIVVLENIKRHLGYGEEKREAVLDGVREVAGAVTSSTLTTVAVFLPIAVVGGMVGELFAPFALTVTVALLASLLVALTIIPVLAYWFLKPAVLPEDEEEAREVLRAQVEKERRGLMQRMYVPILRWVTSRRWLTVIAALLVFGGTLALVPQLQTNFLDSSGQNTIALQQKLPIGSSLQATDAAAKKVEDVLKDTPEVKTYQVNVGSAGGFAAFGGGGGSNSASYSVTLKDGVDTPKVEARLRERTKALTDAGDVTVGAGGGGGGLGASNLEVNVEASDPAALRTAADKVTETVQSISGVTDVASDLGDSAPRVQITLNREAAGKLGLSDQAVGQLLAQAFRGATVGQISVEGKRQDVLLSGGLAPENLNQIKAYPLITAGGPVRLDSVAEVKQVDAPVQIKRINGSRSATVKATPVGQNLGEVTTQLRQKLDALKLPGGAAYSIGGVSAEQQKAFSDLGLALLVAIAIVFVIMVATFQSLVQPLILLVSIPFAATGAIGLLLITGKALGVPALIGMLMLVGIVVTNAIVLIDLMNQYRRDGLSVQEAVIEGGRHRLRPIVMTAAATIFALVPMALGLTGGGGFISQPLAIVVIGGLVSSTVLTLLLVPTLYTMVENVKQRRADRRSTDEKFAHMQ
- a CDS encoding DUF2277 domain-containing protein — its product is MCRNITTLRGLQPSATAEEIEAAARQYVRKVSGVQSVSDATREAFERAVAEVTATTTRLLAELPDRKVPPPTIPPLRRPEVQARLAAKAKD
- a CDS encoding aminotransferase class I/II-fold pyridoxal phosphate-dependent enzyme, whose translation is MTLPYPSGTILSDTRAHLLKLDEARRHIRHRHAAGLPLHNLSGLERRIDLPEVDPWILDDEWSGALYAEPLRELGLEHLGGESGRDDILVTNRLTAALYAAMQVTVRPGDTVVGVSPTYSHPAVTRAVRDAGGHLVETTVADLAKTLATQQNVAVVALTRLAVTYDALSTEDLHHVVELAHAHGALVVVDDAGGARVGPAILDQPRTLEFGADLGATGLDKYGVGGPRVGLLGGRTDLVAQARARAFELGTECRPALYPAVAQTLQDYRPQRVRDLVTQTHEVGAALRERLGPWIEQTPFITRLPGKAIQSELARRKPIAPMAPIEATAALAMTLLRDHGLLTVHFAGLPPGTDALLIKFLPPETIATLGGPAAFATALDDALDQTAAALTDEAATRRLLHGPLP
- a CDS encoding LysR family transcriptional regulator, which encodes MLSLPALRLLHELRNRGTLTAAAEALHLSRSAASHQLAALQRAAGVALTEKVGRTLRFTEAGLMLAGHAERVLRELEEAGTVAERAHGSPSGVIRVGAVQTIASSVMPSVLTDLHTEHPRLRVEAWHVSTEHALAAVPAGELDLAVISSYDSAPVLVPPGTHAEILFHDPVRLVLPVTHPLARRAGVVPIAELAGEQWISGEPGSYFGHLVPALCRRAGFTPDIRHRTGDYAVLAAFVTAGHGVACVPAIADLSHWAEVVTVAIDAEDAGRDIVALSRESSRGRPAVQAVLTALRRYRVPA
- a CDS encoding trypsin-like serine peptidase — encoded protein: MSTMISLLLAATTALAPAAAPVADPVKLVQFTPADQAAALAHWTPERMRAVGQESADRAERVAKPWAGQVPRGVGRLFVTERPGPETWCTATAVARDVVLTAAHCVWPGFTRWEEPIEARNVVFAPGYDQGRTPLGMFAAKAFLIQETYPRESNPDVAMVVLAPRDGQHVGDLAGTQRLSFTPPGSAQTTILGYPGSKAGLGERLFRCEVTAKPAGRWNTPCDMAGGSSGGPWFTGFDQRTGLGTIYSVTSKGAMEVDESTGEVYTKELEGTRLSAADRVLLTRAERV